One genomic segment of Arachis duranensis cultivar V14167 chromosome 4, aradu.V14167.gnm2.J7QH, whole genome shotgun sequence includes these proteins:
- the LOC107485934 gene encoding monothiol glutaredoxin-S7, chloroplastic, which produces MSSCWCIKPFNLHPTIPSSSSSSSSHSHLRGTLFLQPSPPLALTQNNKKKLLFQFHPKQHKRASTIVRCSSGLTPQLKSTLDKVVTSNKVVLFMKGTKDFPQCGFSNTVVQILKSLNVPFETINILENELLRQGLKEYSSWPTFPQLYIDGEFFGGCDITVEAYQKGELQELLEKAMLS; this is translated from the exons ATGTCTTCTTGTTGGTGCATTAAACCTTTCAATTTGCACCCAACAattccatcatcatcatcatcatcatcatcgcaCTCCCACCTTCGAGGAACACTGTTTCTGCAACCTTCTCCTCCTCTTGCTTTGACTcaaaacaacaagaagaagctcCTCTTTCAGTTCCACCCTAAACAACACAAACGCGCTTCCACAATTGTTCGGTGCTCCTCTG GATTGACTCCTCAATTGAAGTCTACATTGGATAAAGTTGTTACTTCAAATAAGGTAGTTCTGTTTATGAAGGGAACTAAGGATTTTCCGCAGTGCGGATTCTCGAACACAGTGGTGCAGATATTGAAGTCTCTGAACGTGCCTTTTGAGACGATAAACATACTGGAAAATGAGTTGCTGCGCCAAGGACTCAAGGAGTATTCGAGTTGGCCAACCTTTCCTCAACTCTACATAGATGGAGAGTTTTTTGGTGGCTGTGATATCACTGTTG AAGCAtatcaaaaaggggaattgcAGGAGCTGTTGGAGAAGGCAATGCTATCATGA
- the LOC107485933 gene encoding flavin mononucleotide hydrolase 1, chloroplatic, producing MGVRVGVGAPSSSSSYSFFHTLSLFQFQATPSTPKHFNFKFRFKPSSSFSSFSITNMSLPVPNYRKGKLPILLFDIMDTLVRDPFYEDVPAFFRMSFKELLDSKNPTTWIEFEKGLIDEMELARKFFKDGRDVDLEGLKTCMTSGYSYIEGIEHLLLSLKQNNYEMHAFTNYPIWYQLIEDKLELSKYLSWTFCSCTYGKRKPDTEFFMEALEHLKVDPANCIFVDDRKKNVEAAIEVGIKGVHFKSVDLLCEELSLMGIEITADADHQ from the exons atgggagTGAGAGTGGGAGTGGgagcaccttcttcttcttcttcctacTCATTCTTccacactctctctcttttccAATTCCAAGCAACACCATCGACCCCAAAGCacttcaatttcaaattcagattcaaaccttcttcttccttttcttcattcTCAATCACAAACATGTCGTTGCCGGTTCCCAACTACAGGAAGGGGAAGCTTCCTATTCTGCTCTTCGACATCATGGACACACTTGTTCGAGACCCATTCTACGAGGATGTCCCTGCCTTCTTCCGAATGTCCTTCAAGGAACTCTTGGATTCCAAGAACCCAACAACAtggattgaatttgaaaaggGACTCATTGATGAG ATGGAGCTAGCGAGAAAATTTTTTAAGGACGGAAGGGATGTTGATTTAGAAG GCCTTAAAACTTGCATGACAAGTGGATATTCATACATTGAAGGAATTGAACATTTGCTTCTTTCCTTAAAGCAAAACAACTATGAGATGCATGCTTTTACAAACTACCCCATATG GTACCAGTTGATTGAAGACAAGTTAGAACTATCAAAATATTTATCTTGGACATTTTGTTCGTGTACATATG GAAAGAGGAAGCCTGATACCGAGTTCTTTATGGAAGCTTTGGAACATCTTAAAGTTGATCCAGCAAATTGTATATTTGTAGATGACAG GAAAAAGAATGTGGAGGCAGCAATAGAAGTTGGAATCAAAGGTGTACATTTCAAGAGTGTTGATTTGCTTTGTGAAGAACTGTCTTTGATGGGGATTGAAATTACAGCTGATGCAGATCATCAATAG